One Candidatus Binatia bacterium DNA segment encodes these proteins:
- the msrB gene encoding peptide-methionine (R)-S-oxide reductase MsrB, producing the protein MTRKIQKSEQEWRETLTPEQYAVCRQKGTERAFTGTYCDHHEKGAYLCAACGEALFRSESKFESGSGWPSFYEPANLEMVEEEQDHSHGMVRTEVLCRNCGSHLGHVFPDGPQPTGQRFCINSLSLGFAPDEGQQD; encoded by the coding sequence ATGACGCGAAAGATTCAGAAGTCCGAGCAGGAATGGCGGGAGACCCTGACGCCCGAGCAGTACGCCGTATGCCGCCAGAAAGGCACCGAGCGGGCCTTTACCGGCACCTACTGCGACCACCACGAAAAAGGTGCCTACCTATGCGCCGCGTGCGGGGAAGCTCTTTTTCGGTCCGAATCCAAGTTCGAATCCGGCTCGGGTTGGCCCAGCTTCTACGAGCCAGCCAATCTCGAGATGGTCGAGGAAGAACAAGACCACAGCCACGGCATGGTGCGCACCGAAGTGCTCTGCCGCAACTGCGGATCTCACCTGGGGCATGTATTTCCCGACGGGCCGCAACCTACAGGCCAACGGTTTTGCATCAACTCTCTGAGCCTTGGGTTCGCGCCGGACGAGGGCCAGCAAGACTGA